A window of the Nibribacter ruber genome harbors these coding sequences:
- a CDS encoding ArsR/SmtB family transcription factor: METRRDVFQAIADPTRRAIILLLAVGSMTPNALAEHFNSSRQAVSKHIQILTECEILTQEQQGREIHYHLNSQKMKEIEKWLDQFKQLLAQRFDQLDDVLQKLKSKKK; encoded by the coding sequence ATGGAAACCAGAAGAGACGTATTTCAAGCCATAGCGGATCCTACCCGGCGCGCCATTATTTTGTTGCTGGCCGTGGGTTCTATGACCCCCAACGCCTTAGCCGAGCATTTTAACAGCAGCCGACAGGCGGTGTCTAAACACATTCAAATCTTAACCGAGTGTGAGATTCTGACGCAGGAGCAACAAGGCCGGGAAATCCATTACCACTTGAACAGCCAGAAGATGAAGGAGATTGAGAAATGGCTGGACCAGTTCAAACAGTTGCTGGCCCAACGCTTTGACCAGCTAGATGATGTATTGCAGAAACTTAAATCCAAAAAGAAATGA